The region AACCGTATCCCACATGCAGGATGAAGCCGCTAACTTTCCGGACCCGGTAGACCGTGCCGCGCAGGAAGAAGAATTCAGCCTTGAACTGCGCAACCGCGATCGTGAACGTAAGCTGATCAAGAAGATTGCCAAAACACTGCAAAAAATCGAAGACGAGGACTTTGGCTATTGCGATTCCTGCGGCGTGGAAATCGGTATCCGTCGTCTGGAAGCCCGTCCTACCGCGGATCTGTGTATTGACTGCAAAACGCTG is a window of Dickeya solani IPO 2222 DNA encoding:
- the dksA gene encoding RNA polymerase-binding protein DksA produces the protein MQEGQNRKTSSLSILAIAGVEPYQEKPGEEYMNDAQLAHFRRILEAWRNQLRDEVDRTVSHMQDEAANFPDPVDRAAQEEEFSLELRNRDRERKLIKKIAKTLQKIEDEDFGYCDSCGVEIGIRRLEARPTADLCIDCKTLAEIREKQMAG